From the genome of Arvicola amphibius chromosome 9, mArvAmp1.2, whole genome shotgun sequence, one region includes:
- the Spdef gene encoding SAM pointed domain-containing Ets transcription factor isoform X2, producing MGSASPGLSVVSPGCLLLSPDVALRAGVEKAAVESVGPEKREWSPSPPATPEQGLSAFYLSYFNMYPEDGSWVAKVPAASAREEPLEEPEQCPVIDSQASGSSLDEHSLEQVQSMVVGEVLKDIETACKLLNITADPGDWSPGNVQKWLLWTEHQYRLPPAGKAFQELGGKELCAMSEEQFRQRAPLGGDVLHAHLDIWKSASTSEEGWTDGEVDSSCSGQPIHLWQFLKELLLKPHSYGRFIRWLNKEKGIFKIEDSAQVARLWGVRKNRPAMNYDKLSRSIRQYYKKGIIRKPDISQRLVYQFVHPV from the exons ATGGGCAGCGCCAGTCCGGGCCTGAGCGTCGTGTCCCCTGGTTGCCTGCTGCTGTCCCCAGATGTGGCACTGCGGGCAGGTGTGGAGAAGGCGGCAGTGGAATCAGTGGGTCCTGAGAAGCGGGAATGGAGCCCCAGCCCACCTGCCACCCCTGAGCAGGGCCTGTCTGCCTTCTACCTCTCCTACTTCAACATGTACCCCGAGGATGGCAGCTGGGTAGCCAAGGTCCCCGCGGCCAGTGCCAGGGAGGAGCCGCTGGAGGAGCCTGAGCAGTGTCCGGTCATTGACAGCCAGGCCTCTGGGAGCAGCCTGGATGAGCACTCACTAGAGCAGGTGCAGTCCATGGTGGTGGGCGAGGTCCTGAAGGACATCGAGACGGCATGCAAGCTGCTCAACATCACAGCAG ACCCTGGGGACTGGAGCCCTGGTAACGTGCAGAAGTGGCTGCTGTGGACAGAGCACCAGTACCGGCTGCCTCCAGCAGGCAAGGCCttccaggagctgggcggcaagGAGCTGTGTGCCATGTCGGAGGAGCAGTTCCGTCAGCGTGCGCCCTTGGGTGGGGACGTGCTGCATGCCCACCTGGACATCTGGAAGTCAG CCTCCACCAGCGAGGAGGGATGGACAGACGGCGAGGTGGATTCGTCGTGCTCTGGGCAACCCATCCACCTGTGGCAGTTCCTCAAAGAGTTGCTGCTCAAGCCCCACAGCTACGGCCGCTTCATCCGCTGGCTCAACAAGGAGAAAG GCATCTTCAAAATTGAGGACTCTGCTCAGGTGGCCCGGCTGTGGGGTGTGCGCAAGAACCGGCCGGCCATGAACTACGATAAGCTAAGTCGCTCCATCCGCCAGTATTACAAGAAGGGGATCATCCGCAAACCCGACATCTCTCAGCGCCTGGTCTACCAGTTCGTACATCCCGTCTGA
- the Spdef gene encoding SAM pointed domain-containing Ets transcription factor isoform X1 yields the protein MGSASPGLSVVSPGCLLLSPDVALRAGVEKAAVESVGPEKREWSPSPPATPEQGLSAFYLSYFNMYPEDGSWVAKVPAASAREEPLEEPEQCPVIDSQASGSSLDEHSLEQVQSMVVGEVLKDIETACKLLNITADPGDWSPGNVQKWLLWTEHQYRLPPAGKAFQELGGKELCAMSEEQFRQRAPLGGDVLHAHLDIWKSAAWMKERTSPGALHYCASTSEEGWTDGEVDSSCSGQPIHLWQFLKELLLKPHSYGRFIRWLNKEKGIFKIEDSAQVARLWGVRKNRPAMNYDKLSRSIRQYYKKGIIRKPDISQRLVYQFVHPV from the exons ATGGGCAGCGCCAGTCCGGGCCTGAGCGTCGTGTCCCCTGGTTGCCTGCTGCTGTCCCCAGATGTGGCACTGCGGGCAGGTGTGGAGAAGGCGGCAGTGGAATCAGTGGGTCCTGAGAAGCGGGAATGGAGCCCCAGCCCACCTGCCACCCCTGAGCAGGGCCTGTCTGCCTTCTACCTCTCCTACTTCAACATGTACCCCGAGGATGGCAGCTGGGTAGCCAAGGTCCCCGCGGCCAGTGCCAGGGAGGAGCCGCTGGAGGAGCCTGAGCAGTGTCCGGTCATTGACAGCCAGGCCTCTGGGAGCAGCCTGGATGAGCACTCACTAGAGCAGGTGCAGTCCATGGTGGTGGGCGAGGTCCTGAAGGACATCGAGACGGCATGCAAGCTGCTCAACATCACAGCAG ACCCTGGGGACTGGAGCCCTGGTAACGTGCAGAAGTGGCTGCTGTGGACAGAGCACCAGTACCGGCTGCCTCCAGCAGGCAAGGCCttccaggagctgggcggcaagGAGCTGTGTGCCATGTCGGAGGAGCAGTTCCGTCAGCGTGCGCCCTTGGGTGGGGACGTGCTGCATGCCCACCTGGACATCTGGAAGTCAG CGGCCTGGATGAAGGAGAGGACCTCGCCCGGGGCCCTTCACTACTGCG CCTCCACCAGCGAGGAGGGATGGACAGACGGCGAGGTGGATTCGTCGTGCTCTGGGCAACCCATCCACCTGTGGCAGTTCCTCAAAGAGTTGCTGCTCAAGCCCCACAGCTACGGCCGCTTCATCCGCTGGCTCAACAAGGAGAAAG GCATCTTCAAAATTGAGGACTCTGCTCAGGTGGCCCGGCTGTGGGGTGTGCGCAAGAACCGGCCGGCCATGAACTACGATAAGCTAAGTCGCTCCATCCGCCAGTATTACAAGAAGGGGATCATCCGCAAACCCGACATCTCTCAGCGCCTGGTCTACCAGTTCGTACATCCCGTCTGA